One segment of Streptomyces sp. XD-27 DNA contains the following:
- a CDS encoding CPBP family intramembrane glutamic endopeptidase: MQAQARDAAVSAPGDGGQAGRRLRRTELLLVLALSVGASAVSALISFVGSVTASGGLKDQAATLNASEAPGRPWLDLAWQLFGITTALVPVLLVAHLLLREGAGLRTIGFDLRRPRFDLGWGAALAAGIGGAGLLLYLGARAAGGNLTVVPENLPDVWWKIPVLIASAVQNAVLEEVIVVGYLLRRLGQLGWTPMAALAASSLLRGSYHLYQGIGGFFGNLAMGVIFVLLYRRWGRVGPLVAAHALIDIVAFVGYALLAGHVAWLPTA; this comes from the coding sequence GTGCAGGCACAGGCACGCGACGCGGCGGTCTCCGCGCCCGGAGACGGTGGTCAGGCCGGGCGGCGGCTGCGCCGCACCGAGCTGCTGCTCGTCCTGGCGCTGTCGGTCGGCGCGAGCGCGGTGTCCGCACTGATCAGCTTCGTCGGCTCGGTGACCGCATCGGGCGGCCTCAAGGACCAGGCCGCCACCCTCAACGCCTCCGAGGCCCCCGGCCGCCCCTGGCTGGACCTGGCCTGGCAGCTCTTCGGCATCACCACCGCGCTGGTCCCCGTGCTGCTCGTCGCCCATCTGCTGCTGCGTGAGGGCGCGGGGCTGCGCACGATCGGCTTCGACCTGCGTCGCCCCCGGTTCGACCTGGGGTGGGGCGCCGCGCTCGCGGCGGGCATCGGCGGCGCCGGACTGCTGCTCTACCTCGGGGCCCGGGCCGCGGGCGGCAACCTCACCGTGGTGCCCGAGAACCTGCCGGACGTCTGGTGGAAGATCCCGGTGCTGATCGCCTCCGCCGTGCAGAACGCGGTGCTGGAGGAGGTGATCGTCGTCGGGTACCTGCTGCGCCGGCTCGGCCAGTTGGGCTGGACCCCGATGGCGGCCCTCGCGGCCAGCTCGCTGCTGCGCGGCTCGTACCACCTCTACCAGGGCATCGGCGGGTTCTTCGGCAACCTGGCGATGGGCGTGATCTTCGTGCTGCTCTACCGCCGGTGGGGGCGGGTGGGGCCGCTGGTCGCCGCGCACGCGCTGATCGACATCGTCGCCTTCGTCGGGTACGCGCTGCTGGCCGGCCACGTGGCCTGGCTGCCCACGGCCTGA
- a CDS encoding class I SAM-dependent methyltransferase has product MTEPEPSYLAAVRESYDTVAAAYAKLVKSPAQLDPLSRAMLAAFAEAVRTADRGPVADLGCGPGHVTAYLADLGVPAFGVDLSPKMIELARQAYPSLRFTVGSMTAPAIRDNELGGILAYYSTHHTPPELLPVVFAAFHRTLAPGGHLMLAGHVGDGERLRPTRAYGGHPVSYESHLLPADRIAELLDRAGLAVTARLTEEPDEGATRTIATFLARKPERP; this is encoded by the coding sequence GTGACCGAACCCGAGCCCTCCTACCTCGCCGCGGTCCGGGAGTCGTACGACACCGTCGCCGCCGCCTACGCGAAACTCGTCAAGTCCCCGGCGCAGTTGGATCCGCTGTCACGCGCGATGCTGGCCGCGTTCGCCGAAGCCGTGCGGACGGCCGACCGCGGACCGGTCGCGGACCTGGGCTGCGGCCCCGGCCACGTCACGGCGTATCTGGCAGACCTGGGGGTGCCGGCGTTCGGCGTCGATCTGTCCCCGAAGATGATCGAGCTCGCCCGGCAGGCCTATCCGAGCCTGCGCTTCACGGTGGGGTCGATGACCGCGCCGGCGATCCGGGACAACGAGCTCGGCGGCATCCTGGCCTACTACTCCACCCACCACACGCCACCGGAGCTGCTGCCGGTCGTGTTCGCCGCATTCCATCGCACACTGGCCCCCGGCGGTCATCTGATGCTGGCCGGCCACGTGGGAGACGGCGAGCGTCTGCGTCCGACGCGGGCGTATGGCGGCCACCCGGTGTCCTACGAGTCCCACCTGCTGCCGGCGGATCGGATCGCCGAGCTGTTGGACCGGGCCGGACTCGCCGTCACCGCGCGACTCACCGAGGAGCCTGACGAGGGAGCGACGAGGACGATCGCCACCTTCCTCGCCCGGAAACCCGAGCGACCGTGA
- a CDS encoding PRC-barrel domain-containing protein, which yields MQTDIDPRRLIGHKAVDRDGAKLGTVDEVYLDDATGEPEWAAVRTGLFHRDVFVPLGPSEVVDDTLKVPFDRALIKDAPDFGVGRHLSPEQELQLYHHYGLDVPG from the coding sequence GTGCAGACCGACATCGATCCGCGGCGACTGATCGGGCACAAGGCCGTCGACCGCGACGGGGCGAAGCTGGGGACGGTGGACGAGGTCTATCTCGACGACGCGACGGGCGAACCGGAGTGGGCGGCGGTGCGCACCGGTCTGTTCCACCGGGACGTCTTCGTGCCGCTGGGGCCGAGCGAGGTCGTCGACGACACACTCAAGGTGCCGTTCGACCGCGCGCTGATCAAGGACGCGCCGGACTTCGGCGTGGGCCGCCACCTCTCCCCCGAGCAGGAGCTCCAGCTGTACCACCACTACGGCCTGGACGTGCCCGGCTGA
- a CDS encoding GlxA family transcriptional regulator, translating into MLAVGIVTEVFGPHGETLPGFDFTLCTDRPGPVPTDLGVPLTITHGLDRLASADLVIALPWAGFRTPPAPAVLDALSAAHERGSLVAAHCVGAFALAAAGLLDGRRATTHWRFAELLARRHPDVTVEPDALYIDEGRIITGAGAAAGFDLCLHLLRREYGAAMANAVARDVVLPSHRDGGQAQYLAAPVPEDCRDERLAEVLAWARENLHEPLPVAELARRALMSKRSFARRFTAATGTTPHAWLRSLRLSSAEELLEATDLPVEEIARRVGYASAAVLREHFVRRRGVPPRSYRRSFTNTP; encoded by the coding sequence ATGCTCGCCGTCGGCATCGTCACCGAGGTCTTCGGCCCGCACGGCGAGACACTCCCCGGCTTCGACTTCACCCTGTGCACCGACCGGCCCGGGCCGGTCCCCACTGACCTCGGCGTGCCGCTCACCATCACGCACGGCCTGGACCGACTCGCCTCCGCCGATCTGGTGATCGCCCTGCCGTGGGCCGGCTTCCGCACACCGCCCGCTCCCGCCGTGCTCGATGCGCTGTCGGCCGCACACGAGCGCGGCTCACTGGTCGCGGCCCACTGCGTCGGCGCTTTCGCGCTCGCCGCCGCCGGACTGCTCGACGGTCGGCGGGCCACCACCCACTGGCGGTTCGCCGAACTGCTCGCCCGCCGCCACCCCGACGTCACCGTCGAACCCGATGCCCTCTACATCGACGAAGGACGCATCATCACGGGCGCGGGAGCCGCCGCGGGCTTCGATCTCTGCCTGCACCTGCTGAGGCGGGAGTACGGAGCCGCGATGGCCAACGCTGTTGCCCGGGACGTGGTGCTGCCCTCCCACCGCGACGGCGGGCAGGCGCAGTACCTGGCCGCCCCCGTCCCCGAAGACTGCCGCGACGAGCGTCTCGCCGAGGTACTCGCGTGGGCCCGCGAGAACCTCCACGAGCCGCTTCCCGTCGCGGAACTGGCCCGGCGTGCCTTGATGAGCAAACGCTCCTTCGCCCGCCGCTTCACCGCCGCGACCGGCACCACCCCCCACGCCTGGCTGCGGAGCCTGCGTCTGAGCAGCGCCGAGGAGCTCCTGGAGGCCACGGACCTGCCGGTCGAGGAGATCGCTCGCCGCGTCGGATACGCAAGCGCGGCCGTCCTGCGCGAACACTTCGTGCGCCGCCGGGGAGTGCCGCCCCGCTCCTACCGCCGCTCCTTCACGAACACGCCGTAA
- a CDS encoding DNA polymerase IV: MRDAPTILHLDMDAFYASAEQAAKPSLRGKPVVVGGVGPRGVVATASYEARVFGVHSAMATAQARRLCPHAAYLAPRFTLYRTVSDTVMGLLGRLSPLVEPLSLDEAFVDLEAGGAAEDTRTARAVGERLRADIRAATGLTGSVGLAGSKMLAKIASEQAKPDGLVVIEPGTERELLGPMTVRTLPGVGPATAEALRRAGIHTVAETREAGEGELVRLLGKAHGASLYAMANGRDDRPVVAERDTKSVSVEDTFDTDVTDRTRVQLEIARLADRCVERLRGAGRAGRTVVIKVRRYDFSTLTRSETLRGPTDDPAVVREAAARLIEQVDTTAGVRLLGVGVSGLADYTQEDLFAQAAHAAGEGAGEAAPAVPEPAGAESGTGIPGPPGQGVQDAAADARQARRWLPGADVTHAEYGTGWVQGSGVGRVTVRFEQPWSPPGRVRTFAVDDPDLAPADPLPLIRPDEHEGTRQEPEGGGAGGEGEPSASRS; encoded by the coding sequence GTGAGAGATGCGCCGACCATTCTCCATCTGGACATGGACGCCTTCTACGCCTCGGCGGAGCAGGCGGCCAAGCCCAGCCTGCGCGGGAAGCCGGTCGTCGTGGGCGGCGTGGGCCCGCGCGGGGTGGTGGCCACGGCCTCGTACGAGGCACGGGTCTTCGGGGTGCACTCGGCGATGGCGACGGCACAGGCCCGCCGCCTGTGCCCGCACGCCGCCTATCTCGCTCCGCGCTTCACGCTCTACCGGACGGTCAGCGACACGGTGATGGGCCTGCTGGGACGGCTGTCCCCGCTCGTGGAGCCGCTCAGCCTCGACGAGGCGTTCGTGGATCTGGAGGCCGGCGGTGCCGCCGAGGACACCCGGACCGCGCGGGCGGTGGGGGAGCGGCTGCGCGCGGACATCAGGGCCGCCACCGGGCTGACGGGCTCGGTGGGGCTCGCCGGGTCCAAGATGCTCGCCAAGATCGCCTCGGAGCAGGCCAAGCCCGACGGCCTGGTGGTGATCGAGCCCGGGACCGAGCGGGAGCTGCTGGGCCCCATGACGGTGCGCACCCTGCCCGGCGTCGGCCCGGCGACCGCGGAGGCCCTGCGCCGGGCGGGCATCCACACGGTCGCCGAGACGCGGGAGGCGGGCGAGGGGGAGTTGGTGCGGCTGCTGGGCAAGGCTCACGGCGCCTCGTTGTACGCGATGGCGAACGGCCGGGACGACCGCCCGGTCGTCGCCGAGCGGGACACCAAGTCGGTCTCGGTGGAGGACACCTTCGACACCGATGTCACCGACCGTACGCGGGTCCAGCTGGAGATCGCCCGGCTCGCCGACCGGTGCGTCGAGCGGCTGCGCGGCGCGGGGCGCGCGGGCCGGACGGTGGTGATCAAGGTGCGGCGGTACGACTTCTCGACCCTGACGCGGTCCGAGACGCTGCGCGGGCCCACCGACGACCCGGCCGTGGTCCGTGAGGCGGCGGCGCGGCTGATCGAGCAGGTGGACACCACGGCCGGGGTCCGGCTGCTGGGCGTGGGCGTCAGCGGCCTGGCCGACTACACCCAGGAGGACCTGTTCGCGCAGGCCGCCCACGCCGCCGGGGAAGGGGCCGGGGAGGCCGCCCCCGCCGTCCCGGAGCCCGCGGGAGCGGAATCCGGCACAGGAATACCGGGGCCGCCGGGCCAGGGCGTCCAGGACGCCGCGGCGGACGCGCGGCAGGCCCGGCGGTGGCTGCCGGGCGCCGATGTCACCCACGCCGAGTACGGGACGGGCTGGGTGCAGGGCAGCGGGGTCGGCCGGGTCACCGTGCGGTTCGAGCAGCCGTGGTCTCCGCCCGGCAGGGTGCGGACCTTCGCCGTCGACGACCCCGACCTGGCACCGGCCGATCCTCTGCCCTTGATCCGGCCCGACGAGCACGAGGGGACGCGGCAGGAACCAGAAGGGGGAGGAGCCGGTGGCGAAGGTGAGCCGAGTGCGTCGAGGTCGTAG
- a CDS encoding DUF5999 family protein, translating to MCQHQPPCPSADSADREAAHLVAQHPEQGWSLLCNGVLLFEDTGELLPDGQVIAPHRPLGSEHVMTAA from the coding sequence ATGTGCCAGCACCAGCCGCCGTGCCCGTCAGCCGACTCCGCCGACCGGGAGGCCGCACACCTCGTGGCGCAACACCCGGAGCAGGGATGGAGCCTGCTGTGCAACGGTGTCCTGCTCTTCGAGGACACCGGTGAGCTGCTGCCGGACGGGCAGGTCATCGCCCCGCACCGGCCGCTGGGCAGTGAGCACGTCATGACCGCCGCCTGA
- the gcvP gene encoding aminomethyl-transferring glycine dehydrogenase, translated as MTANRISLAALERGTPFAERHIGPDSEAQAKMLAQVGFGSLDELTAAAVPDVIKSTEALGLPEARTEAEVLAELRGLADRNQVLSSMIGLGYYGTFTPPVILRNVMENPAWYTAYTPYQPEISQGRLEALLNFQTVVADLTGLPTSGASLLDEGTAAAEAMALSRRVGKVKDGVFLVDADCLPQTIAVIQTRAEPTGVEVVVADLADGIPAEVAERGVFGVLLQYPGASGAVRDPRAVIERAHELGAIVTVAADLLALTLLTSPGELGADIAVGSSQRFGVPMGFGGPHAGFMAVRDAYARSLPGRLVGVSVDADGAPAYRLALQTREQHIRREKATSNICTAQVLLAVMAGMYAVYHGPDGLAAIARRTHRYAAVLAAGLRAGGVELVHDTYVDTLTARVPGRAAQVVEAAREAGVNLRLTDADHVGIACDETTTRAELAAVWAAFGVQGDVDALDAATEDALPAGLLRTDAYLAHPVFHRHRSETAMLRYLRRLADRDYALDRGMIPLGSCTMKLNATTEMEPVTWPEFAGLHPFAPVEQAAGYLTLIRELEERLAEVTGYDKVSLQPNAGSQGELAGLLAVRAYHRANGDAQRTVCLIPSSAHGTNAASAVMAGMKVVVVKTAEDGEVDTDDLRAKIEQYRDELAVLMVTYPSTHGVFEEHISEICAAVHEAGGQVYVDGANLNALVGLAGPGKFGGDVSHLNLHKTFCIPHGGGGPGVGPVAVREHLAPYLPNHPLQPAAGPQTGVGPIAAAPWGSAGILPISWAYVRLMGGEGLRRATQVAVLGANYIAKRLEPHYPVLYTGPGGLVAHECIIDLRPLTKATGVTVDDVAKRLIDYGFHAPTMSFPVAGTLMIEPTESEDLAELDRFCATMIAIREEIEKVGSGEWAKDDNPLRNAPHTAAALSGEWTHGYSREEAVFPAGVSAADKYWPPVRRIDGAFGDRNLVCSCPPMDEYEG; from the coding sequence ATGACCGCCAACCGCATCTCCCTCGCAGCGCTGGAGCGCGGCACTCCGTTCGCCGAGCGCCACATCGGCCCCGACAGCGAGGCCCAGGCCAAGATGCTCGCGCAGGTCGGCTTCGGCTCGCTGGACGAGCTCACCGCGGCCGCCGTGCCCGACGTGATCAAGAGCACCGAGGCCCTGGGCCTGCCCGAGGCCCGCACGGAGGCCGAGGTCCTCGCCGAACTGCGCGGCCTCGCCGACCGCAACCAGGTCCTGTCGTCGATGATCGGCCTGGGCTACTACGGCACCTTCACCCCGCCGGTGATCCTCCGGAACGTCATGGAGAACCCCGCCTGGTACACGGCGTACACGCCGTACCAGCCCGAGATCTCCCAGGGCCGCCTGGAGGCCCTGCTGAACTTCCAGACCGTCGTCGCCGACCTCACCGGGCTGCCCACCTCCGGCGCCTCGCTGCTGGACGAGGGCACCGCCGCCGCCGAGGCCATGGCGCTCTCCCGCCGCGTCGGCAAGGTGAAGGACGGCGTCTTCCTGGTCGACGCCGACTGCCTGCCGCAGACCATCGCCGTCATCCAGACCCGCGCCGAGCCCACCGGCGTCGAGGTCGTCGTCGCCGACCTGGCCGACGGCATCCCGGCCGAGGTCGCCGAGCGCGGCGTCTTCGGTGTCCTGCTCCAGTACCCGGGCGCTTCCGGCGCCGTCCGCGACCCGCGTGCCGTCATCGAGCGCGCGCACGAGCTGGGCGCGATCGTCACCGTCGCCGCCGACCTGCTCGCCCTCACCCTGCTCACCTCGCCCGGCGAGCTCGGCGCCGACATCGCCGTAGGCTCCAGCCAGCGGTTCGGCGTACCGATGGGCTTCGGCGGTCCGCACGCCGGCTTCATGGCCGTCCGCGACGCCTACGCCCGCAGCCTGCCCGGCCGCCTCGTGGGCGTCTCCGTCGACGCCGACGGCGCCCCGGCCTACCGGCTGGCCCTGCAGACCCGTGAGCAGCACATCCGCCGTGAGAAGGCCACCAGCAACATCTGCACCGCGCAGGTCCTCCTCGCCGTGATGGCCGGGATGTACGCGGTCTACCACGGCCCGGACGGGCTCGCGGCCATCGCCCGCCGCACCCACCGCTACGCCGCGGTGCTCGCCGCGGGCCTGCGGGCCGGCGGTGTCGAGCTCGTCCACGACACGTACGTCGACACCCTCACCGCGCGCGTCCCGGGCCGGGCCGCGCAGGTGGTCGAGGCCGCCCGCGAGGCCGGGGTCAACCTCCGCCTGACCGACGCCGACCACGTCGGCATCGCCTGCGACGAGACCACGACCCGCGCCGAACTGGCCGCCGTCTGGGCCGCCTTCGGTGTCCAGGGCGACGTCGACGCGCTCGACGCCGCCACGGAGGACGCGCTGCCCGCCGGGCTGCTGCGCACCGATGCCTACCTGGCCCACCCGGTGTTCCACCGGCACCGCTCCGAGACGGCCATGCTGCGCTACCTGCGCCGCCTCGCGGACCGTGACTACGCGCTGGACCGCGGCATGATCCCGCTCGGCTCCTGCACCATGAAGCTCAACGCGACCACCGAGATGGAGCCGGTCACGTGGCCGGAGTTCGCCGGGCTGCACCCGTTCGCGCCGGTCGAGCAGGCGGCGGGCTACCTGACGCTGATCCGCGAGCTGGAGGAGCGGCTGGCGGAGGTCACCGGCTACGACAAGGTCTCCCTCCAGCCCAACGCCGGCTCCCAGGGTGAGCTCGCCGGGCTGCTGGCGGTCCGCGCGTACCACCGGGCCAACGGGGACGCGCAGCGCACCGTCTGCCTCATCCCGTCCTCCGCGCACGGCACCAACGCCGCCAGCGCCGTGATGGCGGGCATGAAGGTCGTCGTGGTGAAGACCGCCGAGGACGGCGAGGTCGACACCGACGACCTGCGCGCCAAGATCGAGCAGTACCGCGACGAGCTCGCCGTGCTCATGGTCACCTACCCCTCCACCCACGGCGTCTTCGAGGAGCACATCTCCGAGATCTGCGCGGCCGTGCACGAGGCGGGCGGCCAGGTGTACGTCGACGGCGCCAACCTGAACGCGCTGGTGGGCCTGGCCGGTCCGGGTAAGTTCGGCGGCGACGTCTCGCACCTGAACCTGCACAAGACGTTCTGCATCCCGCACGGCGGCGGCGGCCCCGGCGTCGGCCCGGTCGCGGTGCGCGAGCACCTCGCGCCGTACCTGCCCAACCACCCGCTCCAGCCGGCCGCGGGTCCGCAGACCGGCGTCGGCCCGATCGCCGCCGCCCCGTGGGGCTCCGCGGGCATCCTCCCGATCTCGTGGGCGTACGTCCGGCTCATGGGCGGCGAGGGCCTGCGGCGCGCCACCCAGGTCGCGGTGCTCGGTGCCAACTACATCGCCAAGCGCCTGGAGCCGCACTACCCGGTGCTCTACACCGGCCCGGGCGGCCTGGTCGCGCACGAGTGCATCATCGACCTGCGGCCGCTCACCAAGGCCACCGGGGTGACCGTGGACGACGTCGCCAAGCGGCTGATCGACTACGGCTTCCACGCCCCGACGATGTCCTTCCCCGTCGCCGGCACGCTGATGATCGAGCCGACGGAGAGCGAGGACCTGGCCGAGCTGGACCGGTTCTGCGCGACGATGATCGCCATACGCGAGGAGATCGAGAAGGTCGGCTCGGGGGAGTGGGCCAAGGACGACAACCCGCTGCGGAACGCGCCGCACACCGCGGCCGCGCTCAGCGGGGAGTGGACGCACGGCTACAGCCGCGAGGAGGCCGTCTTCCCGGCCGGTGTGTCGGCCGCCGACAAGTACTGGCCGCCGGTGCGCCGGATCGACGGTGCCTTCGGCGACCGCAACCTGGTCTGCTCCTGCCCGCCGATGGACGAGTACGAGGGCTGA
- a CDS encoding glutamate--cysteine ligase, which yields MGEKVVANGFGLADRRRQRRNLQACLEGLSRLMEERRFDRPRNLMGLEIELNLAGSDGMPRMLNAQVLERIASPDFQTELGQFNLEVNVVPHRLSGRVFDQLEEELRTGLSYADRKAREVTSRVVMIGILPTLAAADLGAANLSGDDRYKLLDAHMLAARGEDFHIDVKGVERFTYTSGSIAPEAACTSVQLHLQVTPGRFAAVWNAAQAVAGAQIATGANSPFLFGREVWRESRPPLFLQSTDVRQPELAAQGVRPRNWFGERWITDVRELFEENLRYFPPLLAAADEEDPLRVLEDGGIPQLHELVLQNGTIYRWNRPVYAVADGVPHLRVENRVLPAGPTVADVIANAAFYYGLVRALAEEPRPVWTRLPFAAAEENFDAACRHGIDAVLQWPRSGRSLATVRIPAVTLVRDELLPLAAAGLDAWGVEPADRDRYLGIIEERCRRRVNGASWQVAAYRLARERGLDREAALAAMTSRYCALAGSGEPVHAWPVDLAE from the coding sequence ATGGGCGAGAAGGTCGTGGCCAACGGGTTCGGCCTGGCCGACCGGCGGCGGCAGCGCAGGAATCTCCAGGCGTGTCTGGAGGGGCTGTCGCGGTTGATGGAAGAGCGGCGATTCGACCGCCCGCGGAATCTCATGGGGCTGGAGATCGAGTTGAATCTCGCGGGGTCCGACGGTATGCCCCGGATGTTGAACGCACAGGTTCTGGAGCGTATCGCCAGCCCCGATTTCCAGACCGAACTCGGGCAGTTCAACCTGGAGGTCAACGTCGTTCCGCACCGGTTGAGCGGAAGGGTCTTCGACCAATTGGAGGAAGAGCTCCGCACCGGCCTGTCCTATGCCGATCGCAAGGCCAGGGAAGTGACCTCCCGGGTCGTGATGATCGGTATTCTGCCGACCCTGGCGGCCGCGGATCTGGGCGCCGCCAACCTCTCCGGCGACGACCGCTACAAGCTTCTCGACGCGCACATGCTGGCCGCCCGCGGCGAGGACTTCCACATCGACGTCAAGGGCGTGGAGCGGTTCACCTACACCTCGGGCTCGATAGCGCCCGAGGCGGCCTGCACGTCCGTCCAGTTACATCTCCAGGTGACGCCGGGGCGCTTCGCCGCCGTGTGGAACGCCGCGCAGGCGGTGGCCGGCGCCCAGATCGCGACGGGGGCGAACTCGCCGTTCCTGTTCGGCCGTGAGGTCTGGCGCGAGTCCCGCCCGCCGCTGTTCCTCCAGTCCACCGATGTCCGGCAGCCGGAGCTGGCGGCTCAGGGCGTACGCCCGCGCAACTGGTTCGGCGAACGCTGGATCACCGACGTGCGCGAGCTGTTCGAGGAGAACCTCCGGTACTTTCCGCCGCTGCTGGCGGCCGCGGACGAAGAGGACCCGCTGCGGGTCCTGGAGGACGGCGGGATACCGCAGCTGCACGAGCTGGTGCTGCAGAACGGCACGATCTACCGCTGGAACCGCCCGGTCTACGCGGTCGCGGACGGCGTACCGCACCTCAGGGTGGAGAACCGCGTCCTGCCCGCCGGCCCCACCGTCGCCGACGTCATCGCCAACGCCGCCTTCTACTACGGTCTGGTGCGGGCGCTCGCGGAGGAGCCCCGCCCGGTGTGGACCCGGCTGCCCTTCGCCGCCGCCGAGGAGAACTTCGACGCCGCGTGCCGCCACGGCATCGACGCCGTGCTGCAGTGGCCCCGGTCCGGCCGCTCCCTCGCCACGGTCCGGATCCCCGCCGTGACGCTGGTACGGGACGAGCTGCTGCCGCTGGCCGCGGCCGGGCTGGACGCCTGGGGTGTGGAGCCCGCGGACCGGGATCGCTACCTCGGCATCATCGAGGAGCGCTGCCGCAGGCGCGTCAACGGAGCGTCCTGGCAGGTGGCGGCCTACCGGCTGGCCCGCGAGCGCGGGCTCGACCGGGAGGCCGCCCTCGCGGCGATGACCAGCCGGTACTGCGCACTGGCAGGCAGCGGCGAGCCCGTGCACGCCTGGCCGGTCGACCTCGCCGAATAG
- a CDS encoding ABC transporter permease, with the protein MSAVSSSISHAFADSSTMLRRQLRHMLRYPTLILTAAGVPVVFLLLFVYVLGGILGTGLGGPSGGRDAYVNYVVPGVILMTVATAAQGTAISVAIDMTEGIVARFRTMAIARVSVLTGHVLGSLIQTLLSIAAVIGVALLVGFEPTADFGEWLGAVGVLVMIILALTWLSVALAMVAKSVATASNMLTPLMILPMMGSGFVPTDSMPGGLKWFADYQPFTPFIETLRGLLMGTPIDNSTILTTGWCALIALGGYLWAKKLYNREPTK; encoded by the coding sequence ATGAGTGCCGTTTCCAGCAGCATTTCCCATGCCTTTGCCGATTCGTCGACCATGTTGCGTCGCCAGTTGCGGCACATGCTTCGTTATCCGACGCTCATCCTGACCGCCGCCGGGGTTCCGGTGGTCTTCCTGCTGCTGTTCGTCTACGTTCTCGGCGGCATCCTCGGCACCGGCCTTGGCGGACCGTCGGGCGGCCGCGACGCCTACGTGAACTACGTCGTCCCCGGCGTCATCCTGATGACTGTGGCGACCGCGGCCCAGGGCACGGCGATCTCGGTAGCCATCGACATGACCGAGGGCATCGTCGCCCGGTTCCGCACCATGGCCATCGCCCGGGTCTCGGTGCTCACCGGTCATGTGCTGGGCAGCCTGATCCAGACCCTGCTGAGCATCGCTGCCGTCATCGGCGTCGCGCTGCTGGTGGGATTCGAGCCGACGGCGGACTTCGGCGAATGGCTCGGCGCGGTCGGCGTGCTCGTGATGATCATCCTCGCGCTCACCTGGCTGTCGGTCGCACTGGCCATGGTCGCCAAGAGCGTCGCCACCGCGAGCAACATGCTGACGCCGCTGATGATCCTGCCCATGATGGGCAGCGGGTTCGTCCCCACCGACTCGATGCCCGGAGGGCTGAAGTGGTTCGCCGATTACCAGCCGTTCACCCCGTTCATCGAAACCCTGCGCGGGCTGTTGATGGGCACCCCGATCGACAACAGCACAATCCTGACCACCGGTTGGTGCGCCCTGATCGCTCTGGGCGGCTACCTATGGGCCAAGAAGCTCTACAATCGCGAGCCCACCAAGTGA
- a CDS encoding MBL fold metallo-hydrolase, which translates to MTDAPLGRSAVYTILTTGYVGSTGPGVAATVSYVSDAGRHVIFDPGMVASRDRILAPLEELGLGPDDITDVVLSHHHPDNTMNVGLFPRARVHDHKVEYLGDQWRNRDAEGYELTPSLRLIRTPGHSAEDITLLAGTDSGVVAFAGDLWWHADGPADDPVAPDREVLRASRLRVLTAADLIVPGHGGPFRADDTTPR; encoded by the coding sequence ATGACAGACGCACCGCTCGGCCGCAGCGCCGTGTACACGATCCTGACCACCGGATACGTCGGCTCCACCGGCCCCGGAGTCGCCGCCACCGTCTCCTACGTATCCGACGCCGGCCGGCATGTGATCTTCGACCCGGGCATGGTGGCGAGTCGCGACCGTATCCTCGCCCCGCTCGAGGAGTTGGGGCTCGGCCCCGACGACATCACCGACGTGGTGCTCAGCCACCACCACCCGGACAACACCATGAACGTGGGCCTGTTCCCACGGGCCCGGGTGCACGACCACAAGGTGGAGTACCTCGGCGATCAGTGGAGGAACCGGGATGCGGAGGGTTACGAACTCACTCCGTCGCTACGGCTGATCCGCACCCCGGGCCACAGCGCCGAGGACATCACACTGCTGGCGGGCACGGACTCGGGCGTGGTCGCCTTCGCCGGTGACCTGTGGTGGCACGCGGACGGCCCGGCGGACGACCCGGTAGCCCCCGACCGTGAGGTGCTGCGCGCCTCCCGGCTCCGGGTGCTGACCGCCGCGGACCTGATCGTGCCCGGCCACGGCGGCCCGTTCAGGGCCGACGACACCACGCCACGCTAG